A stretch of the Amycolatopsis sp. BJA-103 genome encodes the following:
- a CDS encoding ESX secretion-associated protein EspG: MAIDFGFTLDRVQVTVLGYAFGVQVTRYPLTLPRIDPDPVRLLHTVTVANILLRKRRLCSSGGVNARVRAAFGLFADARVEIALTGVTGTGDQFGVLGLSDGRQALIVEQADRDSDVGFRLLPDEDWVDELACHAPSMPAGHGRELVFTDTLPVSRSAFAARRAREVDEDAAETRQFEQDSVMSMVRPPQHLFHGHTRTDRETAAGILAGERLGSGRLLVTGRGRGPSGRRHTDPVAWFDTAAGRYLLYSSTSEGTATVRLRPGGTRELAHCLRDAVGTVY, encoded by the coding sequence ATGGCGATTGATTTTGGTTTCACGCTCGACCGGGTGCAGGTCACGGTGCTCGGTTACGCGTTCGGTGTGCAGGTCACGCGTTACCCCTTGACCTTGCCGCGGATTGATCCCGATCCGGTCCGTCTGCTGCACACGGTGACGGTCGCGAACATACTGCTCAGGAAGCGGCGCCTGTGCTCGAGCGGCGGGGTCAACGCCCGCGTGCGGGCGGCATTTGGTTTGTTCGCCGATGCGCGCGTCGAGATCGCTCTGACTGGTGTCACCGGCACCGGTGACCAGTTCGGAGTGCTCGGACTCAGCGACGGTCGTCAAGCTCTTATCGTCGAACAGGCCGACAGGGACAGCGATGTCGGCTTCCGGCTGTTGCCGGACGAGGATTGGGTGGACGAACTCGCGTGCCACGCGCCGTCAATGCCGGCTGGTCACGGCAGGGAACTCGTCTTCACGGACACTCTTCCCGTCTCACGGTCGGCGTTCGCTGCCCGCCGCGCTCGCGAAGTCGATGAAGATGCCGCCGAAACCCGCCAGTTCGAGCAGGACTCGGTCATGTCCATGGTCCGGCCCCCACAACACCTGTTTCACGGCCACACCCGGACCGACCGGGAGACAGCGGCCGGGATCCTCGCAGGGGAACGCCTCGGCTCCGGACGGCTCCTGGTCACCGGTCGGGGACGCGGACCGTCCGGGCGCCGCCACACGGACCCGGTCGCCTGGTTCGACACCGCGGCCGGCCGGTACCTGCTTTACTCGAGCACATCCGAGGGCACGGCGACTGTCCGGCTGCGTCCGGGCGGAACCCGCGAGCTCGCCCACTGCCTTCGCGATGCCGTCGGCACCGTCTACTGA
- a CDS encoding SMI1/KNR4 family protein: MSAVLSVSRQVSISPAWRDTLTQSYFLYRKDLRSMVESRPVLDRIASAVDWKGSVLPELAWGAVEGRVGTSFPGDYKEFMSRFPSGAFRDVIRILNPIQNSEHLTLFKEEFDRNLIGVKMARENGYDSFPPFPEPGGVIPFASDFAGGALFWLPWTSDPDKWHVVYQSRHSPDEWTRTRRPMTAVLLELATSRSTRNILGWDMAAKDRSLAPFEVGS; encoded by the coding sequence GTGAGTGCTGTTTTGAGTGTTTCACGCCAGGTCTCGATCTCGCCAGCCTGGCGTGATACATTGACTCAAAGTTATTTCTTGTACCGAAAGGACTTGCGGTCGATGGTCGAGAGTCGTCCCGTGCTGGACCGTATAGCGTCTGCCGTCGATTGGAAGGGTTCAGTTTTGCCCGAGCTTGCCTGGGGTGCAGTCGAGGGCAGGGTGGGGACCTCCTTTCCTGGTGACTACAAGGAATTCATGAGTCGATTTCCCTCCGGGGCATTCCGTGACGTTATAAGAATTCTGAACCCCATTCAAAATAGTGAACACTTGACTCTCTTCAAGGAAGAGTTTGATCGAAATCTAATCGGCGTCAAAATGGCCAGGGAAAACGGATACGACAGCTTTCCGCCATTTCCGGAGCCTGGTGGGGTAATTCCATTCGCTTCTGATTTTGCTGGCGGTGCACTTTTTTGGCTGCCGTGGACGTCTGATCCTGATAAATGGCACGTGGTATATCAGAGTCGGCACAGCCCTGATGAATGGACGAGGACAAGGCGGCCGATGACCGCTGTGTTGCTTGAGCTCGCGACCAGTCGAAGCACGCGCAACATTCTCGGTTGGGACATGGCCGCCAAAGATCGGTCATTGGCGCCTTTCGAAGTCGGTTCCTGA